The following proteins are encoded in a genomic region of Amblyraja radiata isolate CabotCenter1 chromosome 19, sAmbRad1.1.pri, whole genome shotgun sequence:
- the lum gene encoding lumican, giving the protein MKLIQLPIFALLVSCILCQYDYDSFFGYYPANQAGLPYPVCSVECECPYTFPTAMYCNDRKLKTIPTVPAQIKYVYLQNNQLTGIPINAFENATDLRWIILDNNQIVNEQVGKKVFSKLKSLQRLYINRNNLTEVIPSLPKSLIELKMSSNQISKIGNGLKGLENLTTLVLEGNKLKDVGGALGNLKSLMFVDLSMNKLTKLPDVLPPVIEMLYVDDNAIDKIPKDYFIKYPTLQYLRMANNKITDEGLPDKVFNVTSLIELDLAFNELKSIPVVNENLENLYLQANQIEKFTLSSFCRITTSVDFSRIKHLRLDGNHLTRESLPIDMSQCLRVAGDISIN; this is encoded by the exons ATGAAGCTCATTCAACTTCCTATATTCGCTTTGCTGGTCAGCTGCATACTTTGTCAGTATGACTATGATTCATTCTTTGGTTATTATCCAGCAAACCAAGCAGGTCTTCCATATCCAGTCTGCTCGGTTGAGTGTGAGTGTCCCTACACCTTCCCCACTGCCATGTACTGCAATGACCGCAAGCTTAAAACAATCCCAACCGTGCCAGCACAGATAAAGTATGTTTACCTCCAAAACAACCAGCTCACGGGCATTCCAATCAATGCTTTCGAAAACGCCACCGACTTGCGATGGATTATCCTCGACAACAATCAGATCGTCAACGAGCAGGTAGGCAAGAAAGTCTTCTCAAAGCTAAAGTCTTTACAGAGGTTGTATATCAACAGGAACAACCTGACAGAAGTCATCCCCTCCCTGCCAAAGTCATTGATAGAGCTGAAAATGTCGTCAAACCAGATCTCGAAGATTGGAAACGGCTTAAAAGGACTTGAAAATCTGACTACGCTGGTACTGGAAGGCAACAAGTTGAAAGATGTCGGCGGAGCACTGGGCAATTTGAAGTCACTGATGTTTGTTGACTTGAGTATGAACAAATTAACCAAACTACCTGACGTTCTTCCGCCCGTCATCGAAATGCTCTACGTGGATGACAATGCCATTGACAAGATTCCAAAGGACTACTTCATTAAATATCCCACCTTGCAATACCTACgcatggcaaataataaaataacagaTGAAGGACTCCCCGACAAAGTCTTCAATGTCACCTCACTGATTGAGTTGGATCTTGCCTTCAATGAATTGAAGTCAATCCCAGTTGTCAACGAAAACCTAGAAAATCTGTATCTACAGGCGAATCAGATTGAAA AGTTCACCTTGTCTAGCTTCTGTCGTATAACCACCTCTGTGGATTTCTCCAGGATCAAACACCTGCGACTGGATGGCAATCATCTCACCCGTGAAAGCTTACCCATAGATATGTCACAGTGCCTCCGCGTGGCTGGGGACATTTCAATCAATTGA